The following nucleotide sequence is from Streptomyces sp. NBC_00239.
CCCCGCTGATCAGCGATTGGTCCAGCAGCGCCCGCTTGACCGTGGAGCGCTTGGCGCGCAGCGCCAGGTGGTACGCCGTCTCGTCGAATGCCGGATCCAGCGGGTCCCGCGCGATGTGCGCGATGACGTCGGGCAGCCCGTCCGTGCTCCCCGCGGCGCTCTCGTGGAGCGACAGGCCGCCGAAGGTCCGCTGGTCGACGAAGCGCAGCTCGGTGCCCTGGGCGTCGGCGAAGCGCACCCGGATCCGCAGGTGCTTCTCGTCGGGGGCGCCCTCCGGCTGCACCAGCAGCTGGCCGCTCATCCCGAGGTGGCCCAGCACCGACAGCTCCCGGTTGTCCAGCGGCAGCCACAGGTACTTGCCGCGGCGCTGCGGCACACCGATCGTGCGCCCGGCCAGCCGGGCGGCGAAGTCGGCGCCGCCCGCGGGGTGCCGGCGTACCGCCCGGGGGTGCAGGACCTCCACGGACGCGACGGTCCGTCCGGCGACCCAGCGCTCCAGCCCGCGGCGTACGACTTCGACCTCGGGCAGCTCGGGCACGGTGTCTCCTGTGGCAGCACGGCAACGACACGGTCAGCCTAGCGCCCGGCCTCCGGCCGGCCGTCGGCCGTCAGGCCGTACCTCCGCAGTGCGGCGGCCTCTTCGGCCCGGCCCCGTTCGGTCAGGAGGGTGTGCAGCCGGTCCGCGGCCGGCTGCGAGCCCCGGTCGATCAGCTCCCGCAGCTCGTCGGCCCGGCCGTGCCGTGCGAGCAGGTCCGCCAGCGCCGAGCCCCAGTAGCGGTCCCCGGCGGCGGCCCGGGTCCGCTCGGTGAGGTAGCCGATCGCCCGGTCCACCTCGCCGGCGGCCTCCAGGGCGGCCACGACCTCGTGCGCGAGCGACGGCCGGCCCCCTTGGCCGTCGAGCCGGATCGCCTCGTGGAACTCGCCGCGGTCCAGCATCAGGCGGGCCAGGACCTCGGCGGCCTGTGCGTCGCCCGCGTCCGCCCTCGTCCGCAGTTCCGGCTCCCGGCCGTGTGCGGCCAGCAGCTCGGCGAGTTGGTGCGCCACGAAGGGAGCCGTGCCGGCCTGAGCGGCCAGCAGCTCGATGGCCTCGTCGGCGCGGCCCCGCCCGACGAGCAGCTTCGCCGCCTCCGACGCGGCGTGCGGGTCGCCGGCCGCGGCCCGCGCCCGGAGTTCCTTGCCCTTGCCGCGTTTGGCGAGCAGGTGGGCCAGCATCCAGTCGGTGTCCGGGCTGCCCTGACCGGCGAACTCCCGCAGGAGGCCGACCGCTTCCTTGGTCCGGCCCTGTTCGTCGAGGAGTTCGGCGAGGTTGCAGACGGCGCAGAACCATCCCTCGTCGACGAGTTCGTACAGCCGGTCGATGCGGCCGGTGCGCTTGAGGAGCTCGCACAGGGACATCACCACCGTGTCGTCGTCCTCGTCGTGGCTGCGTTCCAGGAGCATCTCCAGGATGGGCAGGGCTCGTTCGTCCTCGTCCTCGTCCTGGAGCAGCTGCGCGATCCGGCTCCAGGCGTACAGGTCGTCGGGGTCCAGGTCCTCGACCAGTACGGCCAGGGCGAGCTGCGGGTTGCCGTATTCGATGAGGTGCCACCGGGCGTAGTCGTTGCCGGCTTCCGCCAGGTCGAAGATCTGCTCGAAGTCCCAGCCGGCCAGGAGGAGTTCGTTGATCCGGGCGTCCTTCCCGGTGTCCGCGGCCAGTCGCCGCTCCATCACGCGGTAGCCCTCGGTGTCGCCCGTCCGCCGGTACAGTTCGGCCGCCTCGCGCGCCGCCCACGCGCTGCCGCCGTCGGCGGCCCGGCGCAACAGCGGCAGACCGGCCGACAGTCGCTGGCGGGCCACCGCGGCGGAGCCGAGCGCCCGCAGGTCCGCGAGGTCGGTCAGGTGCGCGGCGCACGCCTCCCAGAAGGCCTGCGGCGGTACGGGGCGCGGCTCGCGCCCGGTGTGCTGGACCAGGTAGTCGGCGACCCGGTAGCCGTCCGGCTCGCCCATCCGGGCGCCTTCGGTGACCGGTATCAGCGGGGCGGTGGCGCCCAGCTGCGGCCGGGTGGCGTAGCCGAGTGCCTGCTCGAACCAGTCGGGGCGGGCCGCCCCGCGCTCCGCCGGGCCGCAGTAGCCGGGCGCCGCGGCCCGCAGCAGAGCGGCCGGCACCGCGCCGCGGGCGCCCAGCACGGCCGCGTCGACGGCGGCGCCGAGCACGGCTCGGGCGTACGGGTCGGCGGCCTCCCAGCGGTGCACCAGCTGCGGGGCCGCCGCGATCACCTGGGTGAGGCCGAAGTCCGCGGAGTCGAGGGCGATCCGCAGCCGCGGGTCCCCTCCGGCGGCCTGCTCCGCCCGGGTCCGCTCGGCCACGCTGAAAGCCGGCCCCACTGTGATCACTTCGGCGAGCTTGAGCAGGTCCCGCTCGCGGGCGAAGCGGTCCCCGCCCGCCGGCTCGGCGGCCTGGCCCGCGGCGCCGTCGTGCCCGGTGGGGCGGGGCGCGGTGGGCGGCGTGGTCCAGGCCCCGT
It contains:
- the mutM gene encoding bifunctional DNA-formamidopyrimidine glycosylase/DNA-(apurinic or apyrimidinic site) lyase, which produces MPELPEVEVVRRGLERWVAGRTVASVEVLHPRAVRRHPAGGADFAARLAGRTIGVPQRRGKYLWLPLDNRELSVLGHLGMSGQLLVQPEGAPDEKHLRIRVRFADAQGTELRFVDQRTFGGLSLHESAAGSTDGLPDVIAHIARDPLDPAFDETAYHLALRAKRSTVKRALLDQSLISGVGNIYADESLWRAKLHYERPTATLTRPRSAELLGHVRDVMTAALDVGGTSFDSLYVNVNGESGYFDRSLDAYGREDEPCRRCGTPIRRRPWMNRSSYFCPRCQRPPRAAS
- a CDS encoding tetratricopeptide repeat protein, whose protein sequence is MAEYSGGRITHSAVGGDSYQIGRVDGDLVLGGPSADPARRAPLPADFWTAPGPGGPAHRRLGLVRVRDADPVRLGVHRPIRVPGHTGPAMPPYVPRDLDAGEPGGLRALVRAGHGFVLLVGGSCAGKTRSLYEAVAAELPDWWLAHPADRAQLTALTAVAADGPPPRHLVIWLDELQHHVGGPDGLTAGAVRTLLAPGCRVLLVATLWPHHHGAWTTPPTAPRPTGHDGAAGQAAEPAGGDRFARERDLLKLAEVITVGPAFSVAERTRAEQAAGGDPRLRIALDSADFGLTQVIAAAPQLVHRWEAADPYARAVLGAAVDAAVLGARGAVPAALLRAAAPGYCGPAERGAARPDWFEQALGYATRPQLGATAPLIPVTEGARMGEPDGYRVADYLVQHTGREPRPVPPQAFWEACAAHLTDLADLRALGSAAVARQRLSAGLPLLRRAADGGSAWAAREAAELYRRTGDTEGYRVMERRLAADTGKDARINELLLAGWDFEQIFDLAEAGNDYARWHLIEYGNPQLALAVLVEDLDPDDLYAWSRIAQLLQDEDEDERALPILEMLLERSHDEDDDTVVMSLCELLKRTGRIDRLYELVDEGWFCAVCNLAELLDEQGRTKEAVGLLREFAGQGSPDTDWMLAHLLAKRGKGKELRARAAAGDPHAASEAAKLLVGRGRADEAIELLAAQAGTAPFVAHQLAELLAAHGREPELRTRADAGDAQAAEVLARLMLDRGEFHEAIRLDGQGGRPSLAHEVVAALEAAGEVDRAIGYLTERTRAAAGDRYWGSALADLLARHGRADELRELIDRGSQPAADRLHTLLTERGRAEEAAALRRYGLTADGRPEAGR